Proteins from a genomic interval of Microbacterium abyssi:
- a CDS encoding polysaccharide pyruvyl transferase family protein, whose protein sequence is MSTAGHPNYGDELITRAWLDILTELRPDAEVWLDCPHPGRASHLFRRTHPNLHVTNTLWELAHSSPSHDPISDTERIARHVRDLGTPRIDPGLLALRHVTSVHLLGGGHFNDLWQDNLGIIAAVSALHREFGISARATGLGLQPLAAERGDWLREQFSVFDHVEVRDRASADAIGSEVGLDDAFLALSVLRPVYDERPSPENVVLVQGDLRAWSDIDAIRSIDDFLADAPDNEAAFVEALPPDDARYIADTRPSARFYSFGNIWFDGLPARPGQRWLTTRFHAHLLAAAAGAAGTVIAGQEGYYDHKHASLLELGTGWTVVPAGSVAEPTVDPDFPARAREHAAAKRRLAERLYPAEHRASASPGRSPMGA, encoded by the coding sequence GTGTCGACCGCCGGGCATCCGAACTACGGCGACGAGCTGATCACCCGCGCGTGGCTCGACATTCTAACTGAGTTGCGCCCTGACGCCGAAGTCTGGCTTGACTGCCCGCATCCTGGCCGGGCCTCGCACCTGTTCCGTCGCACGCATCCGAACCTGCATGTCACGAACACGCTGTGGGAGTTGGCGCATTCCAGCCCATCACACGATCCGATCTCCGACACGGAGCGCATCGCACGCCACGTCAGAGATCTCGGCACGCCGCGCATCGATCCAGGACTGCTCGCCCTTCGGCACGTGACCAGCGTCCATCTGCTCGGGGGAGGGCACTTCAACGATCTGTGGCAGGACAACCTTGGCATCATCGCCGCCGTCTCCGCCCTCCATCGCGAGTTCGGCATCTCCGCCCGGGCGACGGGCCTCGGGCTGCAGCCTTTGGCGGCTGAACGCGGTGACTGGCTGCGGGAGCAGTTCTCGGTGTTCGACCATGTCGAGGTGCGCGATCGCGCGAGCGCGGACGCCATAGGGAGCGAGGTCGGTTTGGACGACGCGTTCCTCGCTCTCTCGGTTTTGCGTCCCGTTTACGACGAACGTCCGAGCCCCGAGAATGTCGTGCTCGTACAGGGGGATTTGCGCGCATGGTCCGACATCGACGCGATCAGGTCGATCGACGATTTTCTCGCGGACGCGCCGGATAACGAAGCAGCGTTCGTCGAGGCACTGCCTCCAGACGATGCCCGCTACATCGCCGACACTCGCCCCTCTGCACGCTTCTACTCCTTCGGGAATATCTGGTTCGATGGCCTGCCTGCCCGCCCAGGGCAGCGTTGGCTCACCACCCGGTTCCACGCTCACCTGCTCGCTGCAGCAGCCGGAGCGGCAGGAACGGTGATCGCGGGACAAGAGGGTTATTACGATCACAAACACGCATCGCTGCTAGAACTCGGCACGGGCTGGACCGTCGTGCCCGCAGGATCCGTCGCCGAGCCGACAGTGGATCCGGACTTTCCCGCACGTGCGCGCGAGCATGCCGCCGCCAAGCGGCGTCTCGCCGAACGGCTCTACCCGGCCGAACACCGGGCAAGCGCATCGCCTGGTCGCTCGCCGATGGGGGCATGA
- a CDS encoding polysaccharide pyruvyl transferase family protein, with product MTTSRITIIGSALSGNKGAAAMLESAVQTLGDRLGDVEFTLLSMYPREDADQNHYDNLEIVSATPRQLGVTINVLALAYRVLPFLRGTIRKRSKAIGALVDSSVLLDQGGITFTDGREKFLLYNVASILPALNTRTPVFKCAQAVGPFTNPVNRWASKTFLPKVKTLVTRGRITHEFAEGLGLTNLHAGADYAFSLEMSGTEAEEVARHIDLSFFDDGDVVGVCPSVVLQKKVDAAEGDYAGQIIGFIEHLQAQGRKVLLVPHSVRTGTDKTHNNDLPLCRDIHQRLSVSSNVLFIDRELSSQQLRYLIGLCDLFVASRFHAMVSSLAMAVPTLVIGWSHKYREVLEMFGLEEWAFGHDQLTPEHLQGRFTALEDAKDDVRAKFARHLPEVKERSLAQADLIAEIVQGRPNYS from the coding sequence ATGACCACCTCTCGGATCACGATCATCGGATCAGCACTCTCCGGAAACAAGGGAGCAGCCGCGATGCTGGAGAGCGCCGTCCAGACGCTCGGCGACCGTCTCGGTGATGTGGAGTTCACGCTGCTGAGCATGTACCCGCGCGAGGACGCGGACCAGAACCATTACGACAATCTCGAGATCGTGTCGGCCACGCCCCGCCAGCTCGGCGTCACGATCAACGTGCTCGCACTGGCATACCGAGTGCTGCCTTTCCTCCGCGGCACGATCCGCAAGAGGTCGAAGGCCATCGGAGCCCTGGTGGATTCGTCGGTGCTGCTCGATCAGGGCGGTATCACGTTCACTGACGGACGCGAGAAGTTCCTCCTCTACAACGTCGCGTCGATCCTCCCCGCCTTGAACACAAGGACCCCCGTTTTCAAGTGCGCGCAGGCGGTCGGCCCGTTCACCAACCCCGTCAACCGATGGGCTTCCAAGACCTTCCTCCCGAAGGTGAAGACGCTCGTCACTCGCGGCCGCATCACACACGAGTTCGCCGAGGGCCTGGGGCTGACCAATCTCCATGCGGGAGCCGACTATGCGTTCTCACTGGAGATGTCGGGAACCGAGGCCGAGGAGGTCGCCCGCCACATCGATCTGTCGTTCTTCGACGACGGCGATGTCGTCGGCGTCTGCCCGAGCGTGGTGCTGCAGAAGAAGGTCGATGCGGCAGAGGGCGATTACGCGGGACAGATCATCGGCTTCATCGAGCATCTTCAGGCACAGGGGCGCAAGGTGCTCCTGGTCCCGCACAGCGTGCGCACCGGCACCGACAAGACCCACAACAACGACCTGCCGCTGTGCCGGGACATTCATCAGCGACTGAGCGTCTCCAGCAACGTGCTGTTCATCGACCGCGAGCTTTCCTCGCAGCAGCTTCGATACCTCATCGGGCTATGCGATCTGTTCGTGGCCAGCCGGTTCCACGCCATGGTCTCATCGCTGGCGATGGCGGTGCCGACGCTCGTGATCGGCTGGAGCCACAAGTACCGCGAGGTGTTGGAGATGTTCGGCCTGGAGGAGTGGGCGTTCGGTCACGACCAGCTCACACCGGAGCATCTGCAGGGTCGCTTCACCGCGCTCGAAGACGCGAAGGACGATGTTCGCGCGAAGTTCGCCCGTCACCTGCCGGAGGTCAAGGAGCGATCTCTTGCGCAGGCCGATCTCATCGCCGAGATAGTCCAGGGACGACCCAACTACTCGTAG
- a CDS encoding lysylphosphatidylglycerol synthase domain-containing protein, which yields MSLPDESEGATPPRKKKPLRRVLRWTATILVVGLVGLLFTRALIDNWSQLQAQQLTFDWRWVVAIVLFAVAVPVTGLAWMHIVRAVEPGARLTTAEAIAVQCLSWILKYIPGQVGSVANKVVWAKKKEISRTLIIISFVYENVFLQLASIVPSAIILVTSLGPQIFGENFTLLVLPLLVLIPLVFVLYRPLFHRIVNLAARRVLKKDVPKQYFLKSVQSLRAFFEFIGPRIVNGVGFVLIASAVADVAPQHWLPFAAAYALAGAIGILAILVPSGLGVREAIIVLVLSQYIPVAEAIVISLLARLLSTVGDAAVALIYVLIRRTIPKELRP from the coding sequence GTGAGCCTTCCTGACGAGTCCGAGGGCGCGACCCCGCCGCGGAAGAAGAAGCCGTTGCGGCGTGTGCTGCGGTGGACGGCCACGATCCTCGTCGTCGGTCTCGTCGGCTTGCTCTTCACACGCGCGCTGATCGACAACTGGAGTCAGCTCCAGGCCCAGCAGCTGACCTTCGACTGGCGCTGGGTGGTAGCGATCGTGCTGTTCGCTGTGGCGGTCCCGGTCACGGGCCTCGCATGGATGCACATCGTGCGCGCCGTCGAGCCCGGTGCGCGGCTCACGACGGCCGAGGCCATCGCGGTGCAGTGCCTCTCCTGGATCCTCAAGTACATCCCCGGTCAGGTCGGATCGGTCGCGAACAAGGTCGTCTGGGCGAAGAAGAAGGAAATCAGTCGGACGCTGATCATCATCAGCTTCGTCTACGAGAACGTCTTCCTGCAGCTGGCGTCGATCGTGCCGTCCGCGATCATCCTCGTGACCAGTCTCGGCCCGCAGATATTCGGGGAGAACTTCACGCTCCTGGTCCTGCCGCTGCTCGTCCTGATCCCCCTGGTCTTCGTCCTGTACCGCCCGTTGTTCCACCGGATCGTGAACCTGGCCGCTCGCCGCGTCCTCAAGAAGGACGTGCCCAAGCAGTACTTCCTCAAGAGCGTGCAATCGCTGCGCGCGTTTTTCGAGTTCATCGGTCCACGCATCGTGAACGGCGTCGGATTCGTCCTGATCGCCTCCGCCGTGGCCGACGTCGCCCCGCAGCACTGGCTTCCGTTCGCCGCCGCGTACGCGCTCGCCGGAGCGATCGGCATCCTCGCGATCCTCGTCCCGAGCGGTCTCGGCGTCCGTGAAGCTATCATCGTCCTGGTGCTCAGCCAGTACATCCCTGTCGCGGAGGCGATCGTGATCAGCCTCCTGGCGAGACTGCTCAGTACAGTCGGCGACGCGGCCGTCGCCCTCATCTACGTCCTCATCCGACGCACCATACCCAAGGAGCTCCGTCCATGA
- the glf gene encoding UDP-galactopyranose mutase, with translation MDTDLLVVGSGFFGLTIAERAASAGRKVTVIDRRTHIGGNAYSENEPETGIEVHRYGAHLFHTSNPTVWEYVNRFTTFTNYVHRVYSTHKGQVYALPVNLHTINQFFDAAYTPDQARTLVKKQAGEFDVKSAQNFEEKGIALVGRPLFEAFFAHYTAKQWQTSPEKLSGDIISRLPVRYNYDNRYFNDTWEGLPTDGYTAWIERMADHPNIEVKLDVDFFDESQPLNKKATVGQLPVVYTGPVDRYFDYAEGALSWRTLDFEQEVLNIGDFQGTSVMNYPDAEAPYTRIHEFKHFHPERKDIYPTDKTVIMREFSRFATRDDEPYYPVNSTDDRSGLLAYRELQKGEHQVYFGGRLGTYQYLDMHMAIGSALSMWSNQLS, from the coding sequence ATGGATACTGATCTCTTGGTCGTCGGGTCTGGGTTCTTCGGTTTGACGATCGCTGAGCGCGCGGCCTCCGCGGGCCGCAAAGTGACTGTCATCGACAGGCGGACGCACATCGGCGGCAACGCGTACAGCGAGAACGAACCCGAGACCGGCATCGAGGTCCACCGGTACGGCGCTCACCTGTTCCACACCTCGAACCCGACGGTCTGGGAGTACGTGAACCGGTTCACGACCTTCACGAATTATGTCCACCGGGTGTACTCGACGCACAAGGGCCAGGTCTACGCGCTGCCGGTGAACCTGCACACCATCAACCAGTTCTTCGACGCCGCCTACACTCCGGACCAAGCACGCACCCTCGTCAAGAAGCAGGCCGGCGAGTTCGACGTCAAGTCGGCGCAGAACTTCGAGGAGAAGGGCATCGCCCTCGTCGGACGCCCACTGTTCGAGGCGTTCTTCGCGCATTACACCGCCAAGCAGTGGCAGACATCGCCCGAGAAGCTCTCCGGTGACATCATCAGCCGCCTCCCCGTGCGCTACAACTACGACAACCGCTACTTCAATGACACGTGGGAGGGACTACCCACCGATGGGTACACCGCCTGGATCGAGCGGATGGCCGACCACCCGAACATCGAGGTCAAGCTCGACGTCGACTTCTTCGACGAGTCGCAGCCACTGAACAAGAAGGCGACTGTGGGGCAGCTCCCCGTCGTGTACACGGGACCCGTCGACCGCTACTTCGACTACGCGGAGGGCGCGCTCAGCTGGCGCACGCTCGACTTCGAACAGGAAGTGCTGAACATCGGCGATTTCCAGGGCACCTCGGTCATGAACTATCCGGACGCGGAAGCGCCGTACACCCGCATCCACGAGTTCAAGCACTTCCACCCCGAGCGCAAGGACATCTATCCGACGGACAAGACCGTCATCATGCGCGAGTTCTCACGGTTCGCCACGCGTGACGATGAGCCCTATTACCCGGTGAACTCCACCGACGACCGCTCTGGTCTGCTCGCCTACCGCGAACTTCAGAAGGGCGAGCATCAGGTTTATTTCGGCGGTCGCCTCGGCACCTACCAGTACCTCGACATGCATATGGCCATCGGCTCTGCGCTGTCGATGTGGTCCAACCAGCTCAGTTAA
- a CDS encoding ABC transporter permease, which translates to MRRNLHSLWVLSARDLRVRYATSWLGYLWSVLDPLVMSLIYWFVFTEIFHRSVGSDPYIVFLIAALLPWVWFNACISDFTHAFQRDAKLVRSTSIPRVIWVGRIILSKGIEFLLAVPVLVLFVVFSGAEVTWGVLWFPVAIILQTALLAGLGLILAPLCVLFDDLERTTRLVLRALFYATPIIYSANDLPAGFSWLPLVNPLDGIFSMYRAAFFPEQWNTASVIASVVWTVVLIVAGVLVFRRLERSVLKEL; encoded by the coding sequence ATGCGACGCAACCTGCACTCCCTGTGGGTGCTTTCGGCGCGTGATCTCCGGGTCCGGTATGCCACGAGTTGGCTGGGCTATCTGTGGAGCGTCCTCGATCCGCTCGTGATGAGTCTGATCTATTGGTTCGTCTTCACGGAGATCTTCCATCGAAGTGTCGGCTCTGATCCATACATCGTCTTCCTCATCGCGGCGCTCTTGCCGTGGGTCTGGTTCAACGCCTGCATCAGCGACTTCACACACGCGTTCCAGCGAGATGCCAAGCTCGTCCGCTCCACATCGATACCCCGGGTCATCTGGGTCGGGCGGATCATCTTGTCGAAGGGGATCGAGTTCCTTCTGGCTGTGCCGGTGCTCGTGCTTTTCGTCGTCTTCAGTGGCGCCGAGGTGACGTGGGGCGTTCTCTGGTTCCCCGTGGCGATCATCTTGCAGACCGCCTTGCTCGCCGGGCTCGGGCTCATCCTGGCTCCGCTGTGCGTGCTTTTCGATGATCTCGAGCGCACGACCAGGCTCGTGCTGCGTGCGCTGTTCTATGCGACGCCGATCATCTACAGCGCGAACGATCTGCCGGCCGGCTTCTCTTGGCTGCCGCTGGTCAATCCGCTCGACGGCATCTTTTCCATGTACCGGGCAGCCTTCTTCCCTGAGCAGTGGAATACTGCATCCGTGATCGCCAGCGTCGTGTGGACCGTCGTGCTCATCGTCGCAGGCGTGCTTGTCTTCCGCCGTCTCGAGCGGTCCGTGCTGAAGGAGCTGTGA
- a CDS encoding glycosyltransferase family 2 protein, with product MRLFVQIPCLNEEETLPLVLSSIPREIPGIDEIHILVVDDGSSDRTVEVARSLGVEHFVFHTRNMGLARSFRDGVDYAMQHGADIVVNTDGDNQYPQERIADLVQPIITGEADIVIGDRQTKTIAHFSPFKKFMQGVGSQVVNFAAETDLPDAASGFRAYSRESLVRLNVVTVFSYCMETIIQAGNKRLRIASVPVTTNPKTRESRLFKNIFQHMGRSGQAIMRSYIMFKPHAVFLTLAALFFVGAAIPFGRFLVLSWMGIAGDHIQSLIFGSAMLVGCLLSIALVVISDMLRTNRTLMEDALERVKLLQYAPDRIIDPNRVLPEDATRHPSMMTAEPARTTDDIGDADR from the coding sequence ATGCGGCTGTTCGTGCAAATCCCGTGTCTCAATGAAGAGGAGACCCTCCCACTCGTGCTCTCGAGCATCCCTCGAGAGATCCCCGGCATCGACGAGATCCACATTCTCGTGGTCGATGACGGTTCGAGCGATCGCACGGTCGAGGTCGCTCGATCGCTCGGAGTCGAGCACTTCGTCTTCCACACGCGGAACATGGGGCTCGCCCGGTCGTTCCGCGACGGCGTCGACTACGCCATGCAGCACGGTGCCGACATCGTGGTGAACACGGACGGCGACAATCAGTATCCGCAGGAGCGCATCGCCGACCTCGTCCAGCCGATCATCACCGGCGAGGCCGACATCGTGATCGGCGATCGGCAGACCAAGACGATTGCGCACTTCTCCCCGTTCAAGAAGTTCATGCAGGGCGTCGGGTCACAGGTCGTGAACTTCGCAGCGGAGACGGACCTGCCGGATGCCGCGAGCGGTTTTCGAGCGTATTCGCGCGAGTCGCTGGTCCGGCTGAACGTCGTCACCGTCTTCAGCTACTGCATGGAGACGATCATCCAGGCGGGCAACAAGCGCCTTCGCATCGCCAGCGTTCCCGTGACGACGAACCCGAAGACCCGTGAATCGCGCCTGTTCAAGAACATCTTCCAGCACATGGGCCGGTCGGGTCAGGCCATCATGCGCAGCTACATCATGTTCAAGCCGCACGCGGTCTTCCTCACGTTGGCCGCGCTGTTCTTCGTCGGGGCTGCGATCCCGTTCGGACGATTCCTCGTCCTCAGCTGGATGGGCATCGCTGGCGACCACATCCAGTCGCTCATCTTCGGCAGCGCCATGCTCGTCGGCTGTCTGCTGAGCATCGCGCTCGTCGTCATCTCCGACATGCTGCGGACCAACAGGACTCTTATGGAGGACGCCCTCGAGCGCGTCAAGCTGCTGCAGTACGCGCCGGATCGAATCATCGATCCGAATCGGGTGCTCCCGGAAGACGCGACGCGTCACCCCTCCATGATGACCGCGGAACCCGCACGGACGACGGACGACATCGGCGACGCCGACCGCTGA
- a CDS encoding ABC transporter ATP-binding protein, producing MGEYAIEVSGLGVRFRRNRRGGRSIKAMFADSSRRTPKGEFWALRDISFNVRPGESIGVVGRNGQGKSTLLKLVAGVLLPDEGSVTVHDGVAPLIEITGGFVGDLTVRENVRLTAGLHGMGKAEVAKRYDGIIAFAELEDFQDTPYKHLSNGMKVRLAFSVVSQLDQPILLVDEVLAVGDKSFREKCYRRIEEMLEEGRTLFFVSHNERDLKRFCKRGLYIREHRLVLDDRIEDVLKMYNADNAASQ from the coding sequence ATGGGCGAGTATGCGATCGAGGTCTCGGGGCTCGGTGTGCGCTTTCGTCGCAACAGGCGCGGGGGCCGTTCAATTAAGGCGATGTTCGCTGACTCGTCGCGCCGCACTCCCAAGGGGGAGTTCTGGGCGCTGCGGGACATCTCGTTCAACGTGCGGCCAGGGGAGTCCATCGGTGTCGTCGGCCGTAACGGACAAGGCAAGTCCACCCTGCTGAAGCTCGTCGCAGGCGTTCTTCTGCCCGATGAGGGCAGCGTCACGGTGCACGACGGTGTCGCTCCGCTCATCGAGATCACCGGCGGGTTCGTCGGCGATCTGACAGTGCGGGAGAACGTGCGCCTCACAGCCGGACTGCACGGGATGGGCAAGGCTGAGGTGGCGAAACGCTACGACGGCATCATCGCGTTCGCGGAGCTCGAGGATTTTCAGGACACCCCCTACAAGCACCTCTCCAACGGGATGAAGGTGCGGTTGGCCTTCTCGGTGGTGTCACAGCTCGATCAGCCGATCCTGCTCGTCGACGAAGTCTTGGCCGTCGGCGACAAGTCCTTCCGCGAAAAGTGCTACCGGCGCATTGAGGAGATGCTTGAGGAAGGGCGTACGCTCTTCTTCGTCAGCCACAACGAGCGTGATCTGAAGCGCTTCTGCAAGCGGGGCCTGTATATCCGCGAGCATCGTCTTGTCCTGGACGATCGAATCGAGGACGTGCTCAAGATGTACAACGCGGACAATGCCGCGAGCCAGTGA
- a CDS encoding polysaccharide pyruvyl transferase family protein: MTLPDKKYDVAILGWWYGKNYGSILTYYGLNRAIDSLGRSALMVHEPLGYNGYRVDWPDDILSMEFARRIGYEYTEQVHYSELAELNDIAHTFVVGSDQLWNPLIGRVNDDLFLDFVGPQNDRVAYGTSFGNRGTDKFKRYFVAKHAANLQKFKAISVREGYAIDTAVDVFGAKASLVVDPVFLLSQAHYRELASNATIAPEGEYMAVFFLDPTPEKRAVAQAIADKLGFDKILVIPNPDDGREHVAEVFAQEPGAEILSEDAPENFLRGYADASYVVTDSFHGTAFATIFEKPFSSIYNAKRGADRFANLLSSLGFDDSRRVFEIDDTESIAKNPNVTREIDFTTAREYIESGRESSMEWLKRALDPEMKDSAALDPSKIVVLPPPQKFTVEEPEFTAGNSAWRVSHKRGATRLKVARGGAVLGNLVWTDLPEKLNEGSSYELEIDWTPRTTAESINLHVRNPETGKFRVIGSVSMPEKSGTARTDKIAFHVTEAGLSQFMLGAIHFSGRGGGAEVRSIKLEEFPDGLPAAKRRAKGANPGRSFAGQAKALALKDFERRNRSYVHGRSPEGVSGARARMIFHAHAIEKGLSRSDFRAGFGKIAVPGLAKEMNAWLAAGRGVDDPFLQSSAAVMKTYFERHDLLKADVSQFRQLFSEASQGLIDDITHQEGGVVPADQIREITSETDTDRSFIDVMYGRRSVREFTSKSVSDADIARAVQIAMQAPSVCNRQGARVHQFEDPRIIKSVLDIQGGFSGYQMPPRLLLVTADLDAFLFAPERNQPFVDGGLFMMSLLLGLTQVGLGSCSLNTAMGTEKETAIRKIIDIPDHEVFISFIAVGHYDEKVLVPRSKRTDMDHVLLRHRKG; encoded by the coding sequence ATGACGCTTCCGGACAAGAAGTACGATGTTGCCATTCTCGGGTGGTGGTACGGCAAGAACTACGGATCGATCCTCACTTACTACGGGCTGAACCGCGCGATCGACAGTCTCGGCCGCTCCGCGCTTATGGTGCACGAGCCGCTGGGATACAACGGCTACCGGGTCGACTGGCCCGACGACATCCTGTCCATGGAATTCGCCCGTCGCATCGGCTACGAATACACCGAGCAGGTGCACTACTCGGAACTTGCCGAGCTCAATGACATCGCACACACCTTCGTAGTCGGCAGCGATCAGCTGTGGAACCCACTGATCGGCAGAGTGAACGATGATCTGTTCCTGGACTTCGTCGGGCCACAGAACGATCGAGTCGCCTATGGCACTTCGTTCGGCAATCGAGGAACCGACAAGTTCAAACGGTACTTTGTCGCCAAGCACGCCGCGAATCTTCAGAAGTTCAAAGCCATCTCGGTGCGCGAAGGGTACGCGATCGACACCGCGGTCGATGTCTTCGGCGCGAAGGCGAGCCTCGTCGTCGACCCGGTATTCCTCCTATCCCAGGCGCACTACCGTGAACTGGCATCCAACGCCACCATCGCCCCGGAGGGCGAATACATGGCGGTCTTCTTCCTCGATCCCACTCCGGAGAAGCGCGCCGTCGCCCAGGCGATCGCCGACAAGCTCGGTTTCGACAAGATCCTCGTCATTCCCAATCCGGATGACGGACGCGAGCACGTCGCGGAGGTTTTCGCGCAGGAGCCTGGTGCGGAGATCCTCTCCGAGGACGCACCTGAGAACTTCCTCCGCGGTTACGCCGATGCCAGTTATGTCGTGACGGACAGCTTCCACGGCACAGCGTTTGCAACGATCTTCGAGAAGCCCTTCTCGTCGATCTACAACGCCAAGCGTGGAGCAGATCGATTCGCCAACCTTCTCTCGTCCCTCGGGTTCGACGACAGCCGCCGCGTATTCGAGATCGATGACACCGAGTCGATCGCCAAGAACCCGAACGTCACGCGCGAGATCGACTTCACAACGGCCCGAGAATACATCGAGTCGGGCCGCGAATCGTCAATGGAATGGCTGAAGAGGGCGCTCGATCCCGAGATGAAGGATTCCGCCGCACTCGATCCCTCGAAGATCGTCGTCCTACCCCCGCCCCAGAAGTTCACGGTCGAAGAGCCGGAGTTCACCGCCGGAAACTCCGCCTGGCGGGTCTCACACAAGCGCGGGGCCACCCGACTGAAGGTCGCCCGCGGCGGCGCTGTCCTCGGCAATCTCGTCTGGACTGATTTGCCGGAGAAACTGAACGAGGGTTCGAGCTACGAACTCGAGATCGACTGGACGCCGCGGACCACAGCAGAGTCCATTAACCTTCATGTTCGCAACCCCGAGACCGGCAAGTTCCGTGTCATCGGCTCGGTGAGCATGCCAGAGAAGTCAGGCACGGCGCGGACCGACAAGATCGCATTCCATGTCACCGAAGCAGGCCTGAGCCAGTTCATGCTGGGAGCCATTCATTTCAGCGGCCGGGGCGGCGGTGCCGAGGTGCGCAGCATCAAGCTGGAAGAGTTTCCGGACGGGCTCCCTGCAGCGAAGCGTCGCGCCAAAGGTGCCAATCCGGGAAGAAGCTTCGCCGGCCAGGCCAAAGCACTCGCCCTGAAAGATTTCGAACGCCGGAACCGCTCCTACGTCCACGGACGATCTCCTGAAGGCGTCTCAGGAGCGCGGGCGCGCATGATCTTTCACGCTCACGCCATCGAGAAAGGATTGAGCCGCTCTGATTTCCGCGCCGGCTTCGGCAAGATCGCCGTGCCAGGGCTCGCCAAGGAGATGAATGCATGGCTGGCCGCGGGACGTGGTGTCGATGACCCGTTCCTGCAGAGCTCGGCCGCGGTGATGAAGACATACTTCGAGCGACACGACCTGCTCAAAGCAGACGTGTCGCAATTCCGGCAGCTGTTCTCAGAGGCGAGTCAGGGCCTTATTGACGACATCACGCATCAAGAAGGCGGCGTGGTGCCGGCAGATCAGATTCGGGAGATCACCAGCGAAACGGACACGGACCGCAGCTTCATCGACGTGATGTACGGGCGACGCAGCGTGCGCGAGTTCACTTCGAAATCGGTCAGCGACGCAGACATCGCCCGCGCCGTGCAGATTGCGATGCAGGCACCCTCGGTCTGCAACCGTCAGGGCGCGCGAGTGCACCAGTTCGAGGATCCTCGCATCATCAAATCCGTGCTCGACATTCAAGGAGGCTTCAGCGGTTACCAGATGCCTCCGCGTCTGCTTCTCGTGACCGCGGACTTGGATGCGTTCCTGTTCGCGCCGGAACGCAATCAGCCGTTCGTCGACGGCGGGCTGTTCATGATGTCGCTTCTCCTGGGGCTGACGCAGGTCGGATTGGGCTCGTGCTCGCTGAACACGGCGATGGGCACCGAGAAGGAAACCGCGATCCGCAAGATCATCGATATTCCCGACCACGAGGTCTTCATCTCCTTCATCGCGGTCGGTCACTACGACGAGAAGGTCCTGGTACCGCGCTCGAAGCGTACCGACATGGATCACGTGTTGTTGCGCCACCGCAAGGGCTGA
- a CDS encoding nitroreductase family protein, whose product MLNKLKLIAKDLLAITWIRRIYEAVNRLFLEVFGSSRVLTHLFYFVSFITFNREQTAVLRGRRDYYRNKHRDRVTHVELRRNVHRLEKGLIMRPRRDIFARDYITETIEFYEEAVRQCSTSPGTLDQSEMDWAHDVLTEYFRVSTTGDATVDAARVRFEAAAYPGENTGKIPYPKKRLSDIDYGALEKLVMQRRSVRWFEEREIPRELIDKALLLGRQAPTACNRLPYEFRVFDDPEMVRTVSAIPFGTAGYGHNIPAIAVVVGKLESYFSPRDRHAIYVDSSLAAMQFILGLETLGLSSSVINWPDFEPLERKMQKTLGLDMTDRVVMLIAFGYAHPEGMVPYSQKKELDTFRRYN is encoded by the coding sequence GTGCTGAACAAGCTCAAGCTCATCGCCAAGGATCTGCTCGCGATCACGTGGATCAGGCGCATCTACGAGGCGGTCAACCGTCTCTTCCTCGAGGTGTTCGGTTCGAGCCGAGTCCTCACGCACCTCTTCTACTTCGTCAGCTTCATCACATTCAACCGCGAGCAGACCGCGGTCCTCCGCGGTCGGCGCGACTACTATCGCAACAAGCACCGCGATCGCGTCACGCACGTCGAGCTGCGCCGAAACGTGCACCGACTCGAGAAGGGGCTGATCATGCGGCCTCGTCGAGACATCTTCGCCCGCGATTACATCACGGAGACGATCGAGTTCTACGAGGAGGCCGTCCGGCAGTGCTCCACATCACCCGGAACGCTCGATCAGAGCGAGATGGACTGGGCACACGACGTACTCACCGAGTACTTCCGCGTCTCGACCACCGGCGACGCGACCGTGGATGCTGCACGAGTGCGATTCGAAGCGGCCGCGTATCCCGGAGAGAACACGGGGAAGATACCCTATCCCAAGAAGCGTCTCAGCGACATCGACTACGGTGCGCTGGAGAAACTGGTCATGCAGCGCCGCAGCGTCCGCTGGTTCGAAGAGCGTGAGATCCCGCGCGAATTGATCGACAAGGCGCTTCTGCTCGGCCGGCAGGCGCCGACCGCCTGCAACCGTCTGCCCTACGAGTTCCGTGTATTCGACGACCCCGAGATGGTCCGCACGGTGTCGGCGATCCCGTTCGGCACCGCTGGCTACGGGCACAACATCCCCGCGATCGCCGTCGTGGTCGGGAAACTCGAGTCGTACTTCAGCCCGAGGGATCGGCACGCCATCTATGTCGACAGCTCCCTCGCCGCGATGCAGTTCATCCTCGGCCTCGAGACTCTGGGTCTCAGCTCCAGTGTCATCAACTGGCCGGACTTCGAGCCGCTCGAGCGCAAAATGCAGAAGACGCTCGGCCTCGATATGACCGATCGGGTAGTCATGCTGATCGCCTTCGGTTATGCCCATCCGGAGGGGATGGTGCCGTACTCGCAGAAGAAGGAGCTCGACACCTTCCGCCGGTACAACTGA